A genomic stretch from Edaphobacter aggregans includes:
- the pyrR gene encoding bifunctional pyr operon transcriptional regulator/uracil phosphoribosyltransferase PyrR produces MSETTETGQPKIREKGRLMSASEIERTLVRLAHEIVEKNDGGSNLGLVGIRRRGVPLAQRIGDLIAKIEKHPVDTGVLDISFYRDDLSTDGPRPKVTPGAIGFDVTGRDIILMDDVLYTGRTIRAALDALFDHGRPKSVQLLVLIDRGHRELPIEATFVGRSIPTSSREIIEVKLSEVDGQEQVLLVELVD; encoded by the coding sequence ATGAGTGAGACTACGGAAACCGGACAGCCGAAGATACGCGAGAAGGGCCGTCTTATGTCGGCCTCGGAGATTGAACGAACCCTGGTGCGGCTTGCCCACGAGATCGTTGAGAAAAATGATGGTGGCTCCAACCTTGGTTTGGTGGGGATCAGGCGGCGCGGTGTTCCGCTGGCGCAACGGATCGGCGATTTGATTGCAAAAATCGAGAAGCATCCTGTGGATACGGGCGTGCTTGATATCAGTTTCTATCGCGACGACTTGTCGACAGATGGGCCGCGGCCGAAGGTAACACCGGGCGCGATCGGATTCGACGTAACGGGCAGGGACATCATCCTGATGGACGATGTGCTGTACACGGGACGGACGATTCGCGCGGCGCTCGATGCGCTGTTCGATCATGGGCGGCCGAAGAGCGTTCAGCTTCTGGTGCTGATCGACCGCGGGCATCGTGAGCTACCGATCGAGGCGACGTTTGTGGGACGTTCGATTCCCACCTCCAGCCGGGAGATCATTGAGGTGAAGTTGAGCGAAGTGGACGGTCAGGAGCAGGTTCTGCTGGTCGAGCTGGTGGACTAG
- a CDS encoding cupin domain-containing protein yields MQSNSSQLKEFVSRRSFLGAAAAAISSGTIMATPFAAAQSKSEISKGEQNHSSSNPGPVNRPIAGQNPSSEAPPVTDRGDVGPFWYSFDLSHRRIQDGGWTRQVTEKDLPISRDLAGVNMRLTAGGYRELHWHTANEWAFMIHGNARVTVLNPDGTIFIDDVSEGDLWYFPAGFPHSIQGLGPDGCEFLLVFDEGGFSEYQTFLISDWLARTPPEVISKNFGLPEATLKSLPDDELYIFQGQLPGSLEDDRKAVGGKAVESKISYTFRMKAMKPTLETASGDVRIVDSTVFGASRAIASALVRIKPGGMRELHWHPNASEWQYWISGSGRMTVFASSGKARTMNFNSNDVGFVPAVAGHYIENIGTSDLVFLEMFRSSTYSDVSLNQWIRRVPPQMAREHLRLETSDIEKIPSKNNAVIPATR; encoded by the coding sequence ATGCAGAGCAATTCCTCCCAATTGAAAGAATTCGTGAGCCGCCGTTCCTTTTTAGGTGCTGCAGCCGCAGCCATCAGCTCCGGGACTATCATGGCCACCCCGTTCGCCGCGGCTCAAAGCAAAAGCGAGATCAGCAAAGGCGAGCAGAACCACTCCTCCAGCAATCCCGGCCCCGTCAACAGGCCGATTGCCGGACAGAACCCGTCATCCGAAGCCCCCCCCGTTACCGACAGAGGTGATGTCGGCCCCTTCTGGTACTCCTTCGACCTCTCGCATCGACGTATTCAGGATGGCGGATGGACCCGACAGGTCACCGAGAAAGATCTGCCGATCTCACGAGATCTCGCCGGCGTCAACATGCGCCTGACCGCCGGAGGCTACCGCGAACTCCACTGGCACACCGCCAACGAGTGGGCCTTCATGATCCACGGCAACGCCCGCGTCACCGTATTGAATCCAGATGGCACCATCTTCATCGACGACGTCAGCGAAGGCGATCTCTGGTACTTTCCCGCCGGCTTCCCTCACTCCATCCAGGGCCTTGGACCCGACGGCTGCGAGTTCCTGCTCGTCTTCGATGAAGGCGGCTTCTCCGAGTACCAGACTTTCCTTATCTCCGACTGGCTCGCCCGCACCCCTCCCGAGGTGATCTCAAAAAACTTTGGGCTTCCCGAAGCCACTTTGAAGAGCCTTCCCGACGACGAACTCTATATCTTCCAGGGCCAGCTTCCTGGCTCGCTCGAAGACGACAGAAAAGCGGTCGGCGGTAAAGCTGTGGAATCAAAGATCTCTTACACCTTCCGCATGAAAGCCATGAAACCCACCTTGGAAACGGCGAGCGGCGACGTCCGCATCGTCGACTCCACCGTCTTCGGCGCCTCCCGGGCGATCGCCAGTGCCCTCGTTCGTATCAAACCCGGCGGCATGCGCGAACTGCACTGGCACCCCAACGCCTCTGAGTGGCAGTACTGGATCAGCGGCTCCGGACGCATGACCGTCTTTGCGTCCTCAGGCAAGGCGCGCACCATGAACTTCAATTCTAACGACGTGGGCTTCGTCCCGGCGGTTGCAGGCCACTACATCGAGAACATCGGAACCAGCGACCTCGTCTTCCTCGAGATGTTCCGAAGCAGCACCTACTCCGATGTGTCGCTGAACCAATGGATACGGCGCGTCCCACCACAGATGGCGAGAGAGCATCTCCGTCTAGAGACCTCAGACATCGAGAAGATTCCCAGCAAGAATAATGCAGTCATCCCAGCAACCCGATGA
- a CDS encoding MerR family transcriptional regulator: MAQHQPIRKSPPPTGSDIPDKLYFRIGEVAKLCDVPAYVLRFWESEFPQLKPHKGGTGQRLYRRRDVETALHVKSLLYDQGYTIPGARQVIKSELKQKEPQLALGIDSAAQSVNPQQLRKLQKELRDLLAILTKPPARGAVHSIRAPRPSAPRPTPPVRVTDKLFDLPLSPPDPKD; encoded by the coding sequence ATGGCGCAGCACCAGCCGATCCGCAAATCGCCTCCCCCAACCGGGTCCGATATCCCGGACAAGCTCTACTTCCGCATCGGCGAAGTCGCTAAGCTCTGTGACGTTCCCGCCTATGTCCTCCGCTTCTGGGAGAGCGAGTTTCCCCAGCTCAAGCCGCACAAAGGAGGAACCGGCCAGCGCCTCTATCGCCGCCGAGACGTAGAGACGGCGCTTCACGTGAAGTCCCTTCTCTACGATCAGGGCTATACCATCCCGGGAGCTCGTCAGGTCATCAAGTCCGAGCTGAAGCAGAAGGAGCCGCAGCTCGCCCTAGGCATCGACTCAGCAGCCCAGAGCGTGAATCCGCAACAACTCCGCAAGCTCCAGAAAGAGCTCCGCGATCTACTGGCAATCCTGACCAAGCCCCCCGCCCGCGGCGCCGTTCACAGCATCCGTGCTCCGCGCCCCAGCGCGCCCCGGCCGACGCCTCCAGTTCGCGTAACGGACAAGCTCTTCGATCTGCCGCTGTCGCCACCCGATCCCAAGGACTAG
- a CDS encoding YeiH family protein, translating to MLEDEMVRNLFFVGIIVSASGLIGPPFALALGLVFGLTLVHPLPAESRQLSKFLLQAAVVCLGFGMNLREVVHAGRSGFVYTAISIAFALTLGVLFGKLLQVGKTQSLLISVGTAICGGSAIAAMGPVLEANEEEMAVSLGTVFVLNSVALLLFPFIGLRLHLSQTQFGLWAALAIHDTSSVVGAGAKYGATALAVGTTVKLARALWIVPLTVATAMLRKSKAKVQWPWFILYFCVAAVLASYVPRFLPQTAGLFAGLSRLGRSGLTVVLFLIGTGISRSTLRQVGIRPLLQGVGLWIAVAGVSLWAIHAGWIAL from the coding sequence ATGCTTGAAGACGAAATGGTACGGAATCTCTTCTTTGTCGGAATCATTGTCTCAGCTAGTGGATTGATCGGGCCTCCGTTCGCGCTGGCGCTGGGGTTGGTGTTTGGGCTGACGTTGGTACATCCCCTGCCTGCGGAGAGCCGACAGCTTTCGAAGTTTCTGCTGCAGGCGGCGGTTGTATGCCTGGGATTCGGAATGAATCTGCGCGAGGTGGTTCATGCGGGCCGGTCGGGGTTTGTATATACGGCGATCAGCATCGCATTCGCGCTGACGCTGGGCGTGTTGTTCGGCAAGCTGCTGCAGGTGGGTAAGACTCAGTCGCTGCTGATCAGCGTGGGGACAGCGATCTGCGGGGGCAGCGCGATTGCGGCGATGGGGCCGGTCTTGGAAGCGAACGAGGAGGAGATGGCGGTGTCGTTGGGCACGGTGTTTGTGCTGAACTCGGTGGCGCTGCTGCTCTTTCCGTTTATCGGGTTGCGTCTCCATCTTTCTCAGACGCAGTTCGGTCTGTGGGCGGCGCTAGCGATTCACGATACGAGTTCGGTGGTGGGAGCGGGTGCGAAGTATGGCGCGACGGCGTTGGCGGTGGGGACGACGGTCAAGCTGGCTCGGGCACTGTGGATTGTTCCGCTGACGGTTGCGACGGCAATGCTGAGGAAGAGCAAGGCGAAGGTGCAGTGGCCGTGGTTCATTCTGTATTTCTGCGTAGCAGCGGTGTTGGCGAGCTATGTTCCGCGGTTTCTGCCGCAGACTGCCGGGCTGTTTGCCGGGCTAAGTCGACTGGGCCGCTCGGGTCTGACGGTAGTGCTGTTTTTGATCGGGACAGGAATCTCGCGGAGCACGTTGAGACAGGTGGGGATACGTCCTTTGTTGCAGGGGGTGGGGTTGTGGATTGCGGTGGCGGGGGTATCGCTGTGGGCAATCCATGCTGGATGGATTGCTCTATAG
- a CDS encoding LysR family transcriptional regulator has translation MENFRLRVFRAVAEEMSFRKAAESLHLSQPAVSQQIRALEEECGARLFDRAGGEGHGTQIALTEAGRVLLRYATKAAETMAEAQRALAALNDEVVGELRLGASTTVAQYVLPRILGAFLKQYPHVHLSLVSGNTEEIVEAVAEERVALGIIEGPAMRRDVKTERMVRDEMVLIVSPNHGWAKTGAIEPEDLANVPLLLRERGSGSRRVVERALKQVGLPLRSLKVAMELDSTEAIISGVEAELGVGFVSRWAVSKVLRLGTVRIVPVQGMEILRDFSFVRLAGTEVVGTAAAFQRFATGSAATI, from the coding sequence TTGGAGAACTTTCGGCTTAGGGTGTTTCGGGCGGTGGCGGAGGAGATGAGCTTTCGGAAGGCGGCGGAGTCGCTGCATCTCAGCCAGCCTGCGGTGAGCCAGCAGATTCGCGCGCTTGAAGAGGAGTGCGGGGCACGGCTGTTTGATCGCGCTGGTGGGGAGGGACATGGGACGCAGATCGCTTTGACTGAGGCTGGGCGCGTGCTGCTGCGGTATGCAACGAAGGCGGCCGAGACGATGGCCGAGGCACAAAGGGCCCTGGCTGCGCTGAACGACGAGGTCGTGGGGGAGCTGCGTCTGGGGGCTTCGACTACGGTGGCGCAGTATGTGCTGCCGCGGATTCTGGGAGCGTTTTTGAAGCAGTATCCTCATGTGCATCTGTCGTTGGTCAGCGGCAATACGGAGGAGATTGTGGAGGCGGTGGCGGAAGAGCGCGTGGCTCTGGGAATCATCGAGGGACCGGCGATGCGGCGGGATGTGAAGACAGAGCGGATGGTACGAGATGAGATGGTGCTGATCGTAAGCCCGAATCATGGCTGGGCGAAGACGGGTGCGATTGAGCCGGAGGATCTGGCCAACGTGCCGTTGCTATTGCGGGAGCGTGGCTCTGGATCTCGGAGGGTAGTGGAACGGGCGCTGAAGCAGGTTGGGCTGCCGCTGCGGTCGCTGAAGGTGGCGATGGAACTGGATTCGACGGAGGCGATTATCTCAGGTGTAGAGGCTGAACTGGGTGTGGGGTTCGTCTCGCGCTGGGCTGTGAGTAAGGTGTTGCGGCTGGGGACGGTGCGGATCGTTCCAGTACAAGGGATGGAGATCCTGCGGGACTTCAGCTTTGTGCGGTTGGCAGGGACGGAGGTCGTGGGGACTGCTGCTGCTTTTCAACGGTTTGCGACTGGGTCGGCTGCGACCATCTGA
- the murJ gene encoding murein biosynthesis integral membrane protein MurJ yields MTANDEPNPILEPLEAPAAPEPVKPRRNLLGFLHPSHRHTAASATILLTLSALLSRVIGLIRDQFIAYKFGAGHSTDAYNVAFYLPELINYLLVGGAASITFVTILERYRANNDEREGERALSIILNTMVLVLGTAIILGEIFTRYYIRLYFDPNSPEGILSTHITRILLPGQLFFFSGGVLTAVLLVRKQFTFQALTPLIYNVCIIAGGALLANRMGIASLGVGALAGAYLGAFLLNAYGAYRAGMRYQPILDLKHPGLREWVRLSLPLMLGVTVITLDSQILGYFAKHGAGDISRLTYAKRLFTAPMAIIGQAAGAASLPFFAALYGRNQFDAFRSAVNRSVSRLVAFSFLGSAVMIALARPAVDIVFRRGNFRAEDATATAAYFAIFAISLALWTAQAIYARAFYAAGETFIPMLAGTIITFITIPIYWTLHQHFNVIGLAWASDLAIILHTVTLATLLHRRRLVPLFGPSGGLDRPEIYRAAAAGLISFAGTTLLLHLFPQRQTYLGDIISLTMGGIVWSTLAIATLHLTGSKLLDQIRSRIS; encoded by the coding sequence GTGACTGCAAACGACGAGCCCAATCCGATTCTTGAACCTTTGGAAGCCCCCGCCGCTCCCGAACCGGTCAAACCACGTCGCAACCTGCTGGGCTTTCTTCACCCATCGCACCGCCACACGGCCGCGTCTGCAACCATTCTCCTTACCCTGTCTGCGCTTCTCTCTCGCGTTATCGGCCTCATCCGCGATCAATTCATCGCCTACAAGTTTGGCGCTGGCCACAGCACCGACGCCTACAACGTAGCGTTCTACCTCCCCGAGTTGATCAACTATCTCCTCGTCGGCGGTGCAGCCTCCATCACCTTCGTCACGATTCTCGAGCGCTACCGCGCCAACAACGACGAGCGCGAAGGCGAGCGCGCACTCTCCATCATCCTCAATACCATGGTGCTTGTCCTCGGCACCGCTATCATCCTTGGGGAGATCTTCACCCGCTACTACATTCGTCTCTACTTCGATCCCAACTCACCCGAAGGCATCCTCTCCACACATATCACCCGCATCCTCCTGCCCGGTCAGCTCTTCTTCTTCTCCGGCGGAGTCCTCACCGCGGTCCTCCTCGTCCGCAAGCAGTTCACCTTTCAGGCGCTCACGCCACTCATCTACAACGTCTGCATTATCGCTGGTGGAGCACTCCTCGCAAACCGCATGGGCATCGCCTCTCTCGGCGTCGGAGCCCTTGCGGGGGCTTACCTCGGAGCCTTCCTTCTCAACGCCTACGGTGCCTATCGCGCCGGCATGCGCTACCAGCCGATCCTTGACCTCAAGCACCCCGGCCTGCGTGAGTGGGTTCGCCTGTCACTCCCCCTTATGCTGGGCGTAACCGTCATCACCCTCGACAGCCAGATCCTTGGCTACTTCGCCAAACATGGCGCAGGAGACATCTCCCGCCTTACCTACGCCAAGCGTCTCTTCACCGCCCCCATGGCCATCATTGGACAGGCCGCCGGTGCCGCCTCGCTGCCTTTCTTCGCCGCGCTCTACGGCCGCAACCAGTTCGACGCCTTCCGCTCAGCTGTCAACCGCTCCGTCTCCCGACTTGTAGCCTTCTCATTCCTGGGCTCAGCCGTGATGATCGCCCTCGCCCGGCCTGCGGTCGACATCGTCTTCCGTCGTGGCAACTTTCGTGCCGAAGATGCAACCGCGACCGCCGCCTACTTCGCAATCTTCGCAATCTCGCTCGCCCTCTGGACCGCACAGGCCATATACGCCCGAGCCTTCTACGCAGCCGGCGAAACCTTCATCCCCATGCTCGCCGGGACCATCATCACCTTCATCACGATCCCGATCTACTGGACGCTCCATCAGCACTTCAACGTCATCGGTCTGGCCTGGGCCTCCGACTTGGCCATCATCCTTCACACCGTCACCCTGGCCACCCTGCTCCACCGCAGACGTCTCGTTCCCCTCTTCGGCCCATCAGGCGGTCTCGATCGCCCCGAAATCTACCGCGCCGCCGCCGCAGGCCTAATCAGCTTTGCCGGAACAACCCTTCTACTTCATCTGTTCCCGCAGAGACAGACGTACCTCGGCGACATCATCTCCCTCACGATGGGAGGCATAGTCTGGTCTACCCTCGCCATCGCCACCCTCCACCTCACCGGCTCAAAGCTCCTAGATCAGATACGTTCTCGAATCAGTTGA